The Nocardioides panzhihuensis genome has a segment encoding these proteins:
- a CDS encoding nuclear transport factor 2 family protein: MSDLDRAEIEGFWAHWLDLNRQAEADGSWSPLADVYAEDATYGWMYTPDEHFMAVGRDQIREWALGTEMAGLEGWHYDYQATVIDDVNAMVVGFWRQRAGIVDDATGEEYEILGIGGSWFGLARRPDGEGLEFAWQRDWFDLGSTATTFLDIVKAKKATQGLLDRMSLNGIEQPGHYRRKDLPSTVWPPPVADGKFLTQSTSSLAAPTADIVSGCASTGGPQ, from the coding sequence GTGTCTGATCTGGACCGCGCCGAGATCGAGGGGTTCTGGGCCCACTGGCTCGACCTCAACCGCCAGGCGGAGGCCGACGGCAGCTGGTCGCCGCTGGCCGACGTGTACGCCGAGGATGCGACGTACGGCTGGATGTACACCCCCGACGAGCACTTCATGGCCGTCGGCCGCGACCAGATCCGCGAGTGGGCCCTCGGCACGGAGATGGCCGGGCTCGAGGGCTGGCACTACGACTACCAGGCGACGGTGATCGACGACGTGAACGCCATGGTGGTCGGCTTCTGGCGCCAGCGCGCGGGGATCGTCGACGACGCGACCGGCGAGGAGTACGAGATCCTCGGCATCGGGGGATCGTGGTTCGGGCTCGCCCGGCGCCCCGACGGTGAGGGCCTGGAGTTCGCCTGGCAGCGCGACTGGTTCGACCTCGGCTCCACCGCGACGACCTTCCTGGACATCGTCAAGGCGAAGAAGGCGACCCAGGGGCTCCTGGACCGGATGTCGCTCAACGGCATCGAGCAGCCGGGCCACTACCGGCGCAAGGACCTGCCCAGCACCGTCTGGCCGCCTCCGGTGGCCGACGGGAAGTTCCTCACCCAGAGCACTTCGTCTCTGGCCGCCCCGACAGCAGACATCGTCTCTGGCTGCGCTTCGACAGGAGGTCCCCAGTGA
- a CDS encoding ferredoxin, whose amino-acid sequence MRLTADPGLCQGHQECLAEAPELFAFDDDSYQVVVRITEPSEEQLSAARAAVKYCPAFALSLED is encoded by the coding sequence GTGAGACTCACCGCTGACCCGGGGCTCTGCCAGGGACACCAGGAGTGCCTCGCCGAGGCGCCGGAGCTCTTCGCCTTCGACGACGACAGCTACCAGGTCGTCGTACGCATCACCGAACCGTCCGAGGAGCAGCTTTCGGCCGCGCGTGCGGCCGTGAAGTACTGCCCCGCTTTCGCCTTATCACTGGAGGACTGA
- a CDS encoding cytochrome P450 → MTIPTVSIVLDDQDPSVPEIIRGTGHLPEMRVDPISLFTRVREECGDLGRFRLADKDVVLVTGAEANEAFFRAPDDVLDQAAAYPFMTPIFGKGVVFDASPEERQQMLKNQALRGDMMRGHAQTIEAEIRRMIAGWGEEGEIDLLDFFAELTIYTTSSCLIGKPFREELDSTFAQHYHELEHGTDAIAYVDAYADIESFRMRDAARERLVELVQAIVDKRVARGKVAKEDRDLLDVLISIDMDTDTITGIFISMMFAGHHTSSGTASWAMIELLRHPEIMSEVVDELDELYADGSEVSFQALRSIPMLEAALKETLRLHPPLIILMRLVREDFELLGETIPAGTLLAASPRVSNRIEADFPKAGSFDPSRYIDPRQEDMQNRWTWIPFGAGKHRCVGNAFAMMQMKAIFSVVLRDYSFEAAQPLESYADDFTKMVIQLQQPCKVRYRRRSS, encoded by the coding sequence ATGACGATCCCCACCGTCTCCATCGTCCTGGACGACCAGGACCCGAGCGTCCCCGAGATCATCCGGGGGACCGGACACCTGCCTGAGATGCGGGTCGACCCGATCTCGCTGTTCACCCGCGTCCGCGAGGAGTGCGGCGACCTCGGGCGCTTCCGGCTCGCCGACAAGGACGTCGTCCTGGTCACCGGGGCCGAGGCCAACGAGGCGTTCTTCCGGGCGCCCGACGACGTGCTCGACCAGGCCGCCGCATACCCGTTCATGACGCCGATCTTCGGCAAGGGCGTGGTCTTCGACGCCTCGCCGGAGGAGCGGCAGCAGATGCTGAAGAACCAGGCGCTGCGCGGCGACATGATGCGCGGTCACGCGCAGACGATCGAGGCCGAGATCCGCCGGATGATCGCCGGTTGGGGCGAGGAGGGCGAGATCGACCTGCTCGACTTCTTCGCCGAGCTGACCATCTACACGACATCCTCGTGCCTGATCGGCAAGCCGTTTCGCGAGGAGCTCGACTCGACCTTCGCCCAGCACTACCACGAGCTGGAGCACGGCACCGACGCCATCGCCTACGTCGACGCGTACGCGGACATCGAGAGCTTCCGGATGCGCGACGCCGCCCGGGAGAGGCTGGTCGAGCTCGTCCAGGCGATCGTCGACAAGCGCGTAGCGCGCGGGAAGGTCGCCAAGGAAGACCGGGATCTGCTCGATGTGCTGATCTCGATCGACATGGACACCGACACCATCACCGGGATCTTCATCTCGATGATGTTCGCCGGGCACCACACCTCGTCGGGCACGGCCTCGTGGGCGATGATCGAGCTGCTGCGCCATCCCGAGATCATGAGCGAGGTCGTCGATGAGCTCGACGAGCTCTACGCCGACGGCAGCGAGGTCTCCTTCCAGGCGCTTCGGTCCATCCCGATGCTCGAGGCGGCGCTGAAGGAAACGCTGCGCCTGCACCCGCCCCTGATCATCCTGATGCGGCTGGTGCGCGAGGACTTCGAGCTGCTCGGCGAGACCATCCCGGCCGGCACCCTGCTCGCCGCCTCACCACGGGTCTCCAACCGGATCGAGGCCGACTTCCCGAAGGCGGGCTCCTTCGACCCGAGCCGCTACATCGACCCGCGCCAGGAGGACATGCAGAACCGGTGGACGTGGATCCCGTTCGGGGCGGGCAAGCACCGCTGCGTCGGCAACGCGTTCGCGATGATGCAGATGAAGGCGATCTTCTCGGTCGTCCTGCGCGACTACTCGTTCGAGGCCGCTCAGCCGCTGGAGTCGTACGCCGACGACTTCACAAAGATGGTGATCCAGCTCCAGCAGCCGTGCAAGGTCCGCTACCGCCGGCGGTCGTCGTGA
- a CDS encoding SDR family oxidoreductase: MTRSEKYAQPDRRPAVITGASSGIGAETARALATAGFPVALGARRLDRIEEIAAAIRTDGGEAVAHPLDVTSDDSVVEFAAKAVADLGEVEVLVSNAGVTHPGATVDVSTETFGHQVDINLLGAHRVLRAFGPGMIERQRGDLVFLSSDVAVKPRPFMGAYAASKWGLEGMVNALQMELEGTGVRASIVRPGPTHSDIGNEWPADLGGFVLEQWVRWGLARHPHFLKAQALADAITSVVTARRGVHISTIDVNPEAPVQEAR; this comes from the coding sequence ATGACCAGGTCCGAGAAGTACGCACAGCCCGACCGGCGCCCGGCGGTGATCACCGGCGCCTCCTCCGGGATCGGCGCCGAGACGGCGAGGGCGCTGGCCACGGCAGGTTTCCCGGTCGCGCTCGGCGCCCGGCGGCTCGACCGGATCGAGGAGATCGCCGCCGCGATCCGGACCGACGGGGGAGAGGCGGTCGCTCACCCCCTCGACGTGACCTCGGACGACTCGGTGGTCGAGTTCGCCGCGAAGGCGGTCGCCGACCTCGGCGAGGTCGAGGTCCTGGTCAGCAACGCCGGTGTCACTCACCCGGGAGCGACCGTCGATGTCTCCACGGAGACCTTCGGTCACCAGGTCGACATCAACCTGCTCGGTGCCCATCGTGTCCTGCGCGCCTTCGGGCCCGGGATGATCGAGCGGCAGCGCGGCGACCTGGTCTTCCTCTCCTCCGACGTGGCGGTGAAACCGCGACCGTTCATGGGAGCGTACGCAGCCTCCAAGTGGGGCCTGGAGGGCATGGTCAACGCGCTCCAGATGGAGCTGGAGGGCACCGGAGTTCGCGCTTCCATCGTGCGACCCGGCCCCACCCACTCCGACATCGGCAACGAGTGGCCCGCCGATCTCGGCGGGTTCGTGCTGGAGCAGTGGGTCAGGTGGGGACTCGCGCGTCACCCGCACTTCCTCAAGGCTCAGGCGCTGGCCGACGCGATCACGTCGGTCGTGACCGCCAGGCGCGGTGTCCACATCAGCACCATCGACGTCAACCCCGAAGCCCCTGTGCAGGAGGCACGATGA
- a CDS encoding cytochrome P450 — protein sequence MTSTTTEIFDPYDYDFHEDPYPVYARLRDEAPLYYNATDDFWALSRHADVHAALKDDVTFSNRMGVSLDASAWNSDAHRVMSFLALDGKEQTRLRKLVSAGFTPRRVRELAPRIQALSDHYLDALATVCAEQGEADWIAELAGKLPMDVISEMMGVPVPDRDEVRRLADLVVHREDGVRDVPEAGMTAALELIGYYAEMVTLRRGRPSDDLTSALVEAEVDGDRLLDHEVIAFLFLMVVAGNETTTKLLGNALHHLGAHPAQLAEVFADPENPTLVSAWIEETLRHDTSSQMLARYVAEDVELHGRTVPAGSKLLVLLGSANRDERVFTAPDVFDIHRPADELGKIMSFGVGRHFCLGANLARLEARVVLAELVRRTSGFVVHADRAVRVHSTSVRGFAELPATFVPMGR from the coding sequence ATGACCAGCACCACCACCGAGATCTTCGACCCCTACGACTACGACTTCCACGAGGACCCCTACCCGGTCTACGCCCGGCTTCGCGACGAGGCGCCGCTCTACTACAACGCCACCGATGACTTCTGGGCGCTCTCCCGGCACGCCGACGTGCACGCCGCGCTGAAGGACGACGTCACCTTCTCCAACCGGATGGGGGTCTCGCTCGACGCCAGCGCCTGGAACTCCGACGCCCACCGGGTGATGTCGTTCCTGGCTCTGGACGGCAAGGAGCAGACCCGGCTGCGGAAGCTGGTCTCGGCCGGGTTCACGCCACGGCGCGTACGTGAGCTGGCACCGCGGATCCAGGCGCTCTCCGACCACTACCTCGACGCCCTGGCCACGGTGTGTGCCGAGCAGGGGGAGGCCGACTGGATCGCCGAGCTGGCCGGCAAGCTCCCGATGGACGTGATCTCGGAGATGATGGGCGTCCCGGTCCCCGACCGCGACGAGGTGCGACGGCTGGCTGACCTGGTGGTGCACCGCGAGGACGGCGTACGCGACGTGCCGGAGGCCGGGATGACGGCCGCGCTGGAGCTGATCGGCTACTACGCCGAGATGGTCACGCTGCGGCGCGGCCGGCCCAGCGATGACCTGACCTCGGCGCTGGTCGAGGCGGAGGTCGACGGCGACCGGCTGCTCGACCACGAGGTCATCGCGTTCCTGTTCCTGATGGTCGTCGCCGGCAACGAGACCACCACCAAGCTGCTCGGCAACGCGCTCCACCACCTCGGTGCCCACCCCGCTCAGCTCGCTGAGGTGTTCGCGGACCCGGAGAACCCCACGCTGGTGAGTGCGTGGATCGAGGAGACGCTGCGCCACGACACCTCGAGCCAGATGCTGGCCCGGTACGTCGCCGAGGACGTCGAGCTCCACGGCCGGACCGTCCCGGCCGGGTCGAAGCTGCTCGTCCTGCTCGGCTCGGCCAACCGCGACGAGCGGGTCTTCACCGCACCTGACGTCTTCGACATCCACCGCCCGGCCGACGAGCTGGGCAAGATCATGAGCTTCGGCGTCGGCCGGCACTTCTGTCTCGGCGCCAACCTGGCCCGGCTCGAGGCCCGGGTCGTGCTGGCCGAGCTGGTGCGGCGTACGTCCGGGTTCGTCGTGCACGCCGACCGGGCGGTCCGCGTGCACTCGACCAGCGTGCGTGGTTTCGCCGAGCTGCCCGCCACCTTCGTCCCCATGGGTCGCTGA
- a CDS encoding TetR family transcriptional regulator, producing MSSATSTRQAETVERLFAAGLQELRQAGHEALTIRSVAVRAGVSSATAYTYLASKNHLFAELFWRHLAEMSAVRTTGSRAERVQEAVRGLTTRIAEEPELAAAVTPALLGSDEDVARLRLRIGAEFASRFETALGSGAEAEDAVREALLLSFSGALLQAGMGLMTYDEMADRLAPVVAVIVREE from the coding sequence GTGTCCAGCGCAACGAGCACCCGCCAGGCAGAGACGGTCGAGCGACTGTTCGCCGCAGGTCTCCAGGAGCTTCGTCAGGCCGGGCACGAGGCACTGACCATCCGGTCTGTGGCCGTGCGGGCCGGAGTCTCCTCGGCGACGGCCTACACCTACCTCGCCTCCAAGAACCATCTCTTCGCCGAGCTCTTCTGGCGTCACCTCGCCGAGATGTCGGCGGTTCGGACGACCGGGTCCAGGGCGGAGCGAGTCCAGGAGGCCGTCCGCGGCCTGACGACCCGGATCGCCGAGGAGCCCGAGCTCGCGGCGGCGGTCACGCCGGCGCTGCTGGGCAGCGACGAGGACGTCGCGCGGCTGCGACTGCGGATCGGAGCGGAGTTCGCCTCTCGGTTCGAGACGGCGCTGGGCAGCGGGGCCGAGGCCGAGGACGCCGTGCGCGAAGCGCTGCTGCTGTCCTTCTCGGGTGCGCTGCTGCAGGCGGGCATGGGCCTGATGACCTACGACGAGATGGCTGACCGGCTCGCCCCGGTCGTGGCTGTGATCGTCCGTGAGGAGTGA
- a CDS encoding nucleotidyltransferase family protein, translating to MSRTDVLGEEFQRQREVLKRVGATLKAAEIPFALAGGYAVWTRGGPESTHDVDFVLPRSLAEKAVQVLLENGMDAVAAPEDWLVKVGRDTVVVDLIHRLPTGPVDEDLLGRCDELPVDSVTMPVMSATDLIVSRMLALSEHACDLSPILGCGRALREQIDWRLVRQEAKRSPFAQSAVGLLDALDIAGGGGDA from the coding sequence ATGTCGAGAACAGACGTGCTGGGCGAGGAGTTCCAGCGACAACGCGAGGTCCTCAAACGGGTCGGGGCGACGCTGAAAGCCGCCGAGATCCCGTTCGCACTGGCCGGCGGGTACGCGGTGTGGACCCGCGGCGGCCCCGAGAGCACCCACGACGTGGACTTCGTCCTGCCCCGGTCGCTTGCCGAGAAGGCGGTCCAGGTGCTGCTCGAGAACGGGATGGACGCGGTCGCCGCACCTGAGGACTGGCTGGTGAAGGTCGGGCGCGACACCGTCGTCGTCGACCTGATCCACCGGCTGCCGACCGGGCCGGTCGACGAGGACCTGCTCGGGCGGTGCGACGAGCTGCCGGTCGACTCGGTGACCATGCCCGTCATGTCCGCGACGGACCTGATCGTCTCGCGCATGCTCGCCCTCAGCGAGCACGCGTGCGATCTCTCGCCGATCCTCGGCTGCGGCCGCGCCCTGCGCGAGCAGATCGACTGGAGGCTGGTGCGCCAGGAGGCGAAGCGAAGCCCCTTCGCGCAGTCGGCGGTCGGTCTGCTGGACGCGCTCGACATCGCCGGAGGTGGCGGCGATGCCTGA
- a CDS encoding metallophosphoesterase family protein, with protein MPEPIRVAAVGDVHLADDLRGRYAPLLDGISAEADALLVAGDLTQHGTLDEAKAFADEFGAADVPVLTVLGNHDYHSGKERDIAQLLEERGMTVLEGTSTTIETKAGRLGVAGIKGFCLGFSGRCAADFGEPEMKAFTGHGIETADVLRRALDDLAGEEPDVTVALSHFAPVDGTLLGEPKEIWPFLGNYRLGEAIDESGVDLAVHGHAHAGREKGLTPAGVPVRNVAQPVIQAAFRVYDVVPRRSA; from the coding sequence ATGCCTGAGCCGATTCGCGTGGCAGCGGTGGGTGACGTACATCTGGCAGACGACCTGCGTGGCCGCTACGCGCCACTGCTCGACGGGATCTCCGCCGAGGCCGACGCGCTGCTTGTCGCCGGTGACCTCACCCAGCACGGGACGCTCGACGAGGCGAAGGCGTTCGCCGACGAGTTCGGCGCCGCCGACGTGCCCGTTCTCACCGTGCTCGGCAACCACGACTACCACTCCGGCAAGGAGCGTGACATCGCCCAGCTGCTGGAGGAGCGCGGGATGACCGTCCTCGAGGGCACCTCGACCACCATCGAGACCAAGGCCGGCCGTCTCGGCGTCGCCGGCATCAAAGGCTTCTGCCTCGGCTTCTCGGGCCGCTGCGCCGCCGACTTCGGCGAGCCGGAGATGAAGGCATTCACGGGGCACGGCATCGAGACCGCCGACGTCCTGCGCCGGGCCCTCGACGATCTGGCCGGCGAGGAGCCTGACGTCACCGTCGCCCTCTCGCACTTCGCTCCCGTGGACGGCACCCTGCTCGGCGAGCCGAAGGAGATCTGGCCCTTCCTCGGCAACTACCGGCTCGGCGAGGCGATCGACGAGTCGGGAGTGGATCTTGCGGTCCACGGCCACGCCCACGCCGGACGCGAGAAGGGCCTCACCCCCGCGGGAGTGCCGGTGCGCAACGTCGCCCAGCCCGTCATCCAGGCGGCATTCCGCGTCTACGACGTCGTCCCCAGGAGGTCGGCATGA
- a CDS encoding BON domain-containing protein codes for MNEQLARDLECAIATDPRTHELGIHLEVRGDHLVVCGEVATEKRRAMVLDVIREHDTGLDIADHIVLSAEPGPGGPGHERIVPPTSS; via the coding sequence ATGAACGAGCAGCTCGCCCGAGACCTCGAGTGTGCGATCGCGACCGATCCGCGCACCCACGAGCTCGGCATCCACCTCGAGGTACGCGGGGACCATCTGGTCGTCTGCGGCGAGGTGGCCACCGAGAAGCGCCGGGCCATGGTGCTCGACGTCATCAGGGAGCACGACACCGGGCTCGACATCGCCGATCACATCGTGCTCAGCGCCGAGCCCGGTCCCGGCGGACCGGGCCACGAGCGCATCGTCCCACCGACGAGCAGCTGA
- a CDS encoding enoyl-CoA hydratase/isomerase family protein, whose protein sequence is MSDLLLSEDRDRVRTLTLNRPDQLNAFSQALYVALDEALREADADPEVAVVLLTGSGRAFSAGTDLVEMKETAAGADDGAAHGFIGLVDSLAAFSKPLVVAVNGLGLGIGVTLLGFADLVLASTAARFKTPFTTLGVAPEAASSFLFPRLIGRQNAAWMLMSGEWFSAEEAHEMGLVWRVTSPEELLATAWDHAATLAARPISSLVAVKETMTASLRPGIEAARELENAKFAELLGGPANIEALVAFAEGREPDFTRLPPGV, encoded by the coding sequence ATGTCTGATCTGCTGCTGAGCGAGGACCGCGACCGCGTCCGTACGCTGACCCTGAACCGTCCCGACCAGCTCAACGCCTTCAGCCAGGCGCTCTATGTGGCCCTCGACGAGGCGCTGCGCGAGGCCGACGCGGACCCGGAGGTGGCCGTGGTGCTGCTGACCGGCAGCGGACGAGCCTTCTCGGCGGGCACCGACCTCGTCGAGATGAAGGAGACCGCCGCGGGTGCCGACGACGGCGCCGCGCACGGGTTCATCGGCCTGGTCGACTCCCTGGCCGCGTTCTCGAAGCCGCTGGTGGTGGCGGTCAACGGGCTGGGGCTCGGCATCGGGGTGACGCTCCTCGGCTTCGCCGACCTGGTCCTCGCCTCGACGGCGGCGAGGTTCAAGACGCCGTTCACCACCCTCGGGGTCGCTCCGGAGGCGGCCTCCAGCTTCCTGTTCCCAAGGCTGATCGGCCGTCAGAACGCCGCCTGGATGCTGATGTCGGGGGAGTGGTTCAGCGCCGAGGAGGCCCACGAGATGGGGCTCGTCTGGCGGGTCACCTCGCCCGAGGAGCTGCTCGCCACCGCCTGGGATCACGCCGCCACGCTCGCCGCACGCCCGATCAGCAGCCTGGTCGCGGTCAAGGAGACCATGACGGCATCGCTGCGTCCCGGGATCGAGGCCGCGCGCGAGCTCGAGAACGCCAAGTTCGCCGAGCTGCTCGGCGGGCCGGCCAACATCGAGGCGCTCGTCGCCTTCGCCGAGGGGCGTGAGCCCGACTTCACCCGGCTGCCGCCCGGGGTCTGA
- a CDS encoding GMC family oxidoreductase — MEADYIVVGAGSAGCATARRLAESGASVIVIEAGTKDTAFGIKNLLELPGAVAAMLSTPQLKKLVDWGYKSVPQSAALDRVIPMTRGKVLGGSSSINGMLWVRGNRQNFDDWAADGATGWSYDDVLPAFKRMEDFEGGADEFRGEGGPVKVRYQKDLTPATQTWLEEAPKRLGVSALDDYNGKEQEGVGVVQLSASEGRRFSASKAYLREAPLDSLLILTKAQVTRVRIEGSRATGVEVVGADGEKQTIRASREVIVSAGVYGSPHLLMLSGIGHSDHLRDHGIEVHADLPVGDNFHDHLFVPVSFRMDSALRRPTPAYFAAGFAKSLLTRKGWAAGSQFEAFGFVRSELAGRLPDLQLHVLYWVYPFPNQDGEKAIRPPTAKPGLCILPTLIYPESRGTVRLASADPLAHPLLDPGYLTAGNDTEVLLGGIAKVREMMVGLGDNEGEIAPGPDHAGAEATRELLPNIVHSVYHGVGTCRMGSDERAVVDPSLRVKGIDGLRVADASVMPSITGGNTNAPSIMIGERAADLILGA, encoded by the coding sequence ATGGAAGCCGACTACATCGTCGTGGGAGCCGGGAGCGCGGGCTGCGCCACCGCGCGCAGGCTGGCCGAGAGCGGTGCCAGCGTGATCGTGATCGAGGCGGGCACCAAGGACACCGCCTTCGGGATCAAGAACCTCCTCGAGCTCCCCGGCGCCGTCGCCGCGATGCTCTCCACGCCGCAGCTGAAGAAGCTGGTCGACTGGGGCTACAAGTCGGTCCCGCAGAGCGCCGCGCTCGACCGGGTCATCCCGATGACCCGCGGCAAGGTGCTCGGCGGCTCGTCCTCGATCAACGGCATGCTCTGGGTGCGCGGCAACCGCCAGAACTTCGACGACTGGGCGGCCGACGGCGCGACCGGGTGGTCCTACGACGACGTGCTCCCGGCGTTCAAGCGCATGGAGGACTTCGAAGGTGGCGCGGACGAGTTCCGCGGGGAGGGCGGACCGGTGAAGGTGCGCTACCAGAAGGACCTCACCCCGGCCACGCAGACCTGGCTCGAGGAGGCACCCAAGCGGCTCGGCGTCAGTGCCCTGGACGACTACAACGGCAAGGAGCAGGAGGGCGTCGGCGTCGTCCAGCTGAGCGCCTCCGAGGGGCGCCGCTTCTCGGCCTCCAAGGCCTACCTGCGTGAAGCGCCTCTGGACAGTCTGCTGATCCTGACCAAGGCGCAGGTCACCCGGGTGCGGATCGAGGGCTCGCGCGCAACCGGTGTCGAGGTCGTCGGCGCCGACGGCGAGAAGCAGACGATCCGGGCCTCGCGCGAGGTGATCGTCTCGGCCGGCGTCTACGGCTCGCCGCACCTGCTGATGCTCTCCGGAATCGGTCATTCCGACCACCTCCGCGACCACGGCATCGAGGTCCACGCGGACCTCCCGGTCGGCGACAACTTCCACGACCATCTCTTCGTGCCGGTCTCCTTCCGGATGGACTCGGCGCTGCGGCGGCCCACGCCGGCGTACTTCGCCGCGGGCTTCGCCAAGTCGCTGCTCACCCGCAAGGGCTGGGCGGCCGGGTCGCAGTTCGAGGCCTTCGGGTTCGTACGCAGCGAGCTGGCCGGCCGGCTCCCGGACCTGCAGCTGCACGTCCTCTACTGGGTCTACCCGTTCCCGAACCAGGACGGCGAGAAGGCGATCCGGCCGCCGACGGCCAAGCCCGGCCTGTGCATCCTGCCGACGCTGATCTATCCCGAGAGCCGGGGCACCGTACGTCTGGCCAGCGCCGACCCGCTCGCGCACCCACTGCTCGACCCCGGCTATCTGACCGCGGGCAACGACACCGAGGTGCTCCTGGGCGGGATCGCGAAGGTGCGCGAGATGATGGTGGGTCTCGGCGACAACGAGGGCGAGATCGCGCCGGGCCCGGATCATGCCGGCGCCGAGGCCACCCGTGAGCTGCTCCCGAACATCGTGCACAGCGTCTACCACGGCGTCGGCACCTGCCGGATGGGATCGGACGAGCGGGCGGTGGTCGACCCGTCGCTGCGGGTCAAGGGCATCGACGGCCTGCGGGTCGCCGACGCGAGCGTGATGCCCTCGATCACCGGAGGCAACACCAACGCGCCGTCGATCATGATCGGCGAGCGCGCCGCCGACCTGATCCTGGGCGCCTAG
- a CDS encoding LLM class F420-dependent oxidoreductase → MRHGIVLFTSDRGIAPAELASAAEERGFDTFYVPEHTHIPVRRDALHPTGGTDLPDDRYLRTLDPWVTLGTCAAVTSRIGLSTAVALPVESDPITLAKTIATLDHLSGGRVSLGVGFGWNTDELADHGIPGDRKRTALKEYLEAMRALWTEEEAAYEGEFVSFGPSWAYPKPPQGRIPTIVGAGGGPKTLRWIARNAEGWMTTPTEAGIGDKVKTLQDEWESAGREGKPEVRVLVAKRPTADDLAEWSVADELIWGVPDAEPAGVLTYLDKLAGRVIS, encoded by the coding sequence ATGCGCCACGGCATCGTCCTGTTCACCTCGGACCGCGGCATCGCGCCCGCCGAGCTAGCCTCCGCCGCCGAGGAGCGTGGGTTCGACACGTTCTACGTGCCCGAGCACACCCACATCCCGGTGCGTCGCGACGCCCTCCATCCCACCGGCGGCACCGATCTCCCCGACGACCGCTACCTGCGTACGCTCGACCCCTGGGTCACGCTCGGCACCTGCGCCGCGGTGACCTCGAGGATCGGGCTCTCGACGGCGGTCGCACTGCCGGTCGAGTCCGACCCGATCACGCTGGCCAAGACGATCGCGACCCTCGACCACCTCTCCGGCGGCCGGGTCTCGCTGGGGGTCGGCTTCGGCTGGAACACCGACGAGCTCGCCGACCACGGCATCCCGGGCGACCGCAAGCGCACCGCGCTGAAGGAGTATCTCGAGGCGATGCGGGCGCTGTGGACAGAGGAGGAGGCGGCGTACGAAGGCGAGTTCGTCTCGTTCGGTCCGTCGTGGGCCTACCCGAAGCCGCCACAGGGCCGCATCCCGACGATCGTCGGCGCCGGCGGCGGCCCCAAGACGCTGCGCTGGATCGCTCGCAACGCCGAGGGCTGGATGACGACGCCGACCGAGGCCGGGATCGGCGACAAGGTGAAGACGCTCCAGGACGAGTGGGAGTCGGCCGGACGTGAGGGCAAGCCCGAGGTCCGTGTGCTCGTCGCGAAGCGGCCGACGGCCGATGACCTCGCCGAATGGTCGGTCGCCGACGAGCTGATCTGGGGCGTGCCCGACGCCGAACCGGCCGGCGTGCTCACCTACCTCGACAAGCTGGCCGGACGCGTCATCTCATGA
- a CDS encoding nuclear transport factor 2 family protein, with the protein MSDIREIEQLKYRYVRFLDTKQWDEFATCFSDAATADYAGLSFTSPGDLVDYMRTNLPAEIITMHHLHHPEITIDGDEATGRWYLYDKVFAPAFEFALEGAAFYEDRYVRTPRGWRIAHTGYQRTWELTTSLKDQPSAKLVGPGGPSTHA; encoded by the coding sequence ATGAGTGACATCCGTGAGATCGAGCAGCTCAAGTACCGCTACGTACGCTTCCTCGACACCAAGCAGTGGGACGAGTTCGCCACCTGCTTCAGCGACGCCGCCACCGCCGACTACGCCGGGCTCTCCTTCACCTCGCCCGGCGACCTGGTGGACTACATGCGCACCAACCTGCCCGCGGAGATCATCACGATGCACCATCTCCACCACCCCGAGATCACGATCGACGGCGATGAAGCCACCGGCCGCTGGTACCTCTACGACAAGGTCTTCGCTCCCGCCTTCGAGTTCGCCCTCGAGGGCGCCGCCTTCTACGAGGACCGCTACGTCCGTACGCCGCGGGGCTGGCGGATCGCCCACACCGGATACCAGCGCACATGGGAGCTCACCACCAGCCTGAAGGACCAGCCCAGCGCGAAGCTAGTCGGACCCGGCGGACCGTCCACGCACGCCTGA
- a CDS encoding RpiB/LacA/LacB family sugar-phosphate isomerase, producing the protein MRIVFGADDENETTRAVLAALRERGEVEIVTDDSWPDLGSGIGRAVVEGRADVGVVMCWTGTGTAIAANKVPGVRAALAWEPWIARGARLWNDANVLAMSLKRLAPDVAVEVTQAFLDETIPDSDEAAAIRRLDELP; encoded by the coding sequence ATGCGGATCGTGTTCGGAGCCGACGACGAGAACGAGACCACCCGAGCCGTGCTCGCCGCGCTCCGGGAGCGTGGCGAGGTCGAGATCGTGACCGACGACTCCTGGCCGGACCTCGGCTCCGGCATCGGCCGCGCAGTGGTCGAGGGCCGAGCCGACGTCGGCGTGGTGATGTGCTGGACCGGCACCGGCACGGCGATCGCCGCCAACAAGGTCCCCGGCGTCCGCGCCGCCCTAGCCTGGGAGCCCTGGATCGCCCGCGGCGCCCGGCTGTGGAACGACGCCAACGTCCTGGCGATGAGCCTCAAGCGGCTCGCGCCCGACGTCGCGGTCGAGGTCACCCAGGCGTTCCTCGACGAGACCATCCCCGACTCGGACGAGGCGGCGGCCATCCGCCGCCTCGACGAGCTGCCCTGA